A window of Selenomonas ruminantium subsp. lactilytica TAM6421 contains these coding sequences:
- a CDS encoding IS3 family transposase, translated as MILDRTRNTAAYRAILELSSICKDYPVKALCRLGRVTRAAYYKWLHRKLGQNEETNQKLAALAESIHKEHPDMGYRRIRDKIEHDHGLHANDKRILRICRKKRLRSVIKGRHNCCTRPAVDPYYTAENVLNRDFHADKYNQKWVTDVTEFKYFPEYGTVKKVYLSAILDLCDRRPVAYVIGDSNNNQLVFQTFDKALEANPGAHPLFHSDRGFQYTNKLFRAKIEQAGMTQSMSRVAHCLDNGPMEGFWGILKREMYYRRRFTSRQELVESIEEYIRYYTYDRPQRHLGIRTPSEYHEKLVGAA; from the coding sequence GTGATACTAGACAGAACTCGTAATACGGCTGCCTACCGGGCGATACTGGAGCTCAGCAGTATCTGTAAGGATTATCCAGTCAAGGCGTTATGCAGGTTGGGCCGTGTAACCAGGGCTGCGTATTACAAATGGCTTCACAGGAAGCTGGGACAAAACGAAGAAACGAACCAGAAGCTTGCTGCCCTGGCAGAATCAATCCATAAGGAGCATCCAGATATGGGCTACCGAAGGATTCGAGATAAGATTGAGCATGACCATGGCCTGCATGCTAATGACAAGCGTATCCTGCGTATATGCCGCAAGAAGAGACTGCGCTCCGTAATAAAAGGACGTCACAACTGTTGCACCAGGCCTGCTGTTGATCCATACTATACAGCAGAGAATGTGCTCAACAGGGATTTCCATGCAGATAAATACAACCAGAAATGGGTTACGGATGTGACCGAATTCAAGTACTTTCCTGAATACGGAACCGTTAAAAAGGTATATCTGAGTGCCATCCTTGACCTCTGTGATCGCCGGCCTGTTGCCTATGTTATTGGTGACAGCAACAATAACCAGTTGGTATTCCAAACCTTTGACAAAGCTCTTGAAGCCAATCCAGGGGCACATCCCTTGTTTCATAGTGACCGTGGCTTTCAGTACACCAATAAGTTGTTCCGCGCCAAAATTGAACAGGCCGGTATGACACAAAGCATGTCCCGTGTAGCACATTGCCTAGACAATGGCCCCATGGAAGGCTTCTGGGGTATCTTGAAGCGCGAGATGTACTACAGGCGCAGATTTACTTCCCGGCAAGAGTTGGTTGAGTCAATTGAGGAATATATAAGATATTACACTTATGACAGACCACAGCGTCATTTAGGCATACGAACCCCAAGTGAGTACCACGAAAAACTGGTTGGAGCTGCATGA
- a CDS encoding MFS transporter has protein sequence MERRILFTIMLTSFLTPFAGSALNLALPSLGAAYGASPAALGWVLGSFLLAAIVVLLPFGKLADRHGKRRFFIMGNGIFALTSLLAAFAPNLTLLIAARAAQGIGSAMTFATSMSILTLVIPKERRGWAMGWNVAVVYTGLTLGPVVGGFLNYYYGWQSIFILLAIIGGTAFLAARRFLQEEWYEDTSPAWDKKGAILYGLAVLLVIYGLSQLGSQPLAPWLLLGGLLLFFLFCRYELRQENPLLPIALLQGNLPFSLSCLAALLNYCGTFATSFLLSLYLQSILGLTSRSAGLLLLSQPIFMALLSPMMGKLSDKYVPTKLAALGMAVISVGLAGFALSIHWLSLWLLLPMLIITGTGFSLFAAPNNNAIMSAVEKKHYSLAASLLSSTRLLGQVLSVALMNLMLSLSWDSFSPQENLLQNLQLTLLVFALLSAAGTIPARIRK, from the coding sequence ATGGAACGCAGAATACTCTTCACCATCATGCTCACCTCCTTCCTCACCCCCTTTGCGGGCAGCGCCTTGAATCTGGCGCTGCCCTCTTTGGGCGCAGCCTATGGCGCCAGCCCTGCAGCCCTGGGCTGGGTGTTGGGCAGTTTCCTTTTGGCGGCCATCGTGGTGCTGCTGCCCTTTGGCAAGCTGGCTGACCGTCATGGGAAGCGGCGTTTCTTCATCATGGGCAATGGCATCTTTGCCCTGACCTCCCTGCTGGCAGCCTTTGCCCCGAACCTGACGCTCCTGATTGCCGCCCGGGCAGCCCAGGGCATCGGCTCGGCCATGACCTTTGCCACCTCCATGTCCATCCTGACTTTGGTGATCCCCAAGGAGCGCCGGGGCTGGGCCATGGGCTGGAACGTGGCGGTGGTCTACACGGGACTTACATTAGGACCGGTGGTGGGTGGTTTCCTCAATTATTATTACGGCTGGCAAAGCATCTTCATCCTCCTGGCCATAATCGGCGGTACTGCCTTCCTGGCCGCCCGCCGCTTCCTGCAGGAGGAATGGTATGAAGATACCAGCCCCGCTTGGGACAAGAAAGGCGCTATCCTCTACGGCCTTGCCGTCCTTTTGGTCATCTACGGCCTTTCCCAGCTGGGCAGCCAGCCACTGGCTCCCTGGTTGCTGCTGGGGGGACTCCTGCTCTTTTTCCTGTTCTGCCGCTATGAGCTCCGGCAGGAAAATCCCCTGCTGCCCATCGCACTGCTGCAGGGAAACCTGCCCTTTTCCCTGTCCTGTCTGGCGGCTCTCCTGAATTACTGCGGCACCTTTGCCACCAGCTTCCTGCTTTCCCTCTACCTGCAGTCCATCCTGGGGCTGACCTCCCGCAGTGCGGGGCTGCTCCTGCTGTCCCAGCCCATCTTCATGGCCCTGCTGTCCCCCATGATGGGCAAGCTTTCCGACAAATACGTTCCCACCAAGCTGGCGGCTCTGGGCATGGCGGTCATCAGCGTGGGGCTCGCAGGCTTTGCCCTGAGCATCCATTGGCTCTCCCTGTGGCTGCTCCTGCCCATGCTCATCATCACCGGCACGGGCTTTTCCCTGTTCGCCGCCCCCAACAACAACGCCATCATGAGCGCAGTGGAAAAGAAGCACTACAGCCTGGCCGCCAGTCTCCTGAGCTCCACGCGCTTGTTGGGACAGGTGCTCAGCGTGGCCCTGATGAACCTCATGCTCTCCCTGTCCTGGGACAGCTTTTCTCCCCAGGAAAACCTGTTACAAAACCTGCAGCTGACCCTGCTGGTCTTTGCCCTGCTGTCCGCCGCCGGCACAATCCCCGCCAGGATCCGCAAATAA
- a CDS encoding hydrogenase small subunit has translation MDKRESMWDVYLRKGMSRRSFVKSCVALTSLMGLSTDQVSKVVEAAEKKPLPVVVWIHGHECTGCDESFIRSGAPLASDLVLSQIALEYDHLLAAASGEPFEAHLEETINKYKGQYILCVEGAVCTKDNGVYCMSGGKPFIETLQHAAHNAAAVIAYGTCAASGGIQAAKPNPTGSSGISHFTGKTPVVNVPGCPPIPEVMTGVVMHVALFGTVPPLDNEGRPKQFYGNRIHDTCYRRPFFDAGMFAERFDDAGAKAGWCLYKLGCRGPETYNSCGNLRWFQGMSYPIQSGAPCIGCSNAHFWDEDPMTTRMPEYGPLGNVDKIGAALAVGTAAGVAVHGAMSVIQKQKREAEEHEKE, from the coding sequence GTGGACAAACGGGAGAGTATGTGGGATGTATATCTCAGAAAAGGCATGAGCCGCCGCAGCTTCGTGAAATCTTGCGTAGCTCTGACTTCCCTGATGGGACTCAGCACGGACCAGGTGTCCAAGGTGGTGGAGGCTGCCGAAAAGAAGCCTTTGCCGGTAGTAGTCTGGATTCACGGCCATGAATGCACGGGGTGCGATGAGTCCTTTATCCGTTCCGGTGCGCCGCTGGCTTCGGATCTGGTGCTGAGCCAGATCGCGCTGGAATATGACCACCTGCTGGCAGCCGCCAGTGGCGAGCCTTTTGAGGCCCATCTGGAGGAAACCATCAACAAGTACAAAGGTCAGTACATTCTGTGTGTGGAAGGTGCTGTCTGCACGAAGGACAACGGTGTTTACTGCATGTCCGGCGGCAAGCCCTTCATCGAAACGCTGCAGCACGCTGCCCATAATGCAGCGGCAGTTATCGCCTATGGCACCTGCGCCGCTTCCGGCGGTATCCAGGCTGCCAAACCGAACCCGACGGGTTCATCCGGTATCTCTCATTTCACGGGCAAGACGCCGGTGGTGAATGTGCCGGGCTGCCCGCCGATTCCGGAAGTCATGACGGGCGTGGTCATGCATGTTGCCCTCTTTGGTACGGTTCCGCCCCTTGACAATGAAGGCCGTCCCAAGCAGTTCTATGGCAACCGCATCCACGATACCTGCTACCGCCGTCCCTTCTTCGATGCCGGGATGTTTGCGGAACGCTTCGACGATGCCGGCGCCAAGGCTGGCTGGTGTCTCTACAAGCTGGGCTGCCGTGGCCCCGAGACCTACAACTCCTGCGGCAACCTGCGCTGGTTCCAGGGCATGAGTTATCCGATCCAGTCCGGTGCACCCTGCATTGGCTGCTCCAACGCCCATTTCTGGGACGAAGATCCGATGACTACGCGTATGCCGGAGTATGGCCCCTTGGGCAATGTGGATAAGATCGGTGCCGCCCTGGCCGTTGGTACGGCTGCCGGCGTAGCTGTCCATGGTGCCATGAGCGTCATCCAGAAGCAGAAACGCGAAGCGGAAGAACATGAGAAGGAATAA
- a CDS encoding nickel-dependent hydrogenase large subunit yields the protein MKHVVVDPITRIEGHLRVEVQVDEATGKVTDAISSGTAWRGLELVMKDRDPRDAWAYIQRICGVCTTAHALGSVRAVEDALGIAIPKNANYIRNIMAATLTVQDHIVHFYHLHALDWVSPVEALAADAIATANLQNTLLGAYKLPFRAPNTSTTEAYEHDFPAATPQYFEQIKGKVKAIVESGQLGIFSANWWDHPDYKLLPPEVHLLAVAHYLEMLDKQRELVTPHVIFGGKNPHPHYVVGGMPCSISLDDGNAPVNTARLEIVDRAINMGRSLVNNYYLPDLLAIGAAYVKAGRVDGGGMAKTCVLGYGSYPIEGYTGTSDGGFFKNLLIRCNGVVEDFGKGLAAAKFTEVTAEDVTTENITESVDHAWYEYPAGKKDLHPWEGVTAPKFTGPKEGTETNWKALNESGKYSWLKTPKWKGKLCEVGPLARYIIIYTKAKKGLLPEPSWAEQMMLDQLDAVSKVLGLAPEVWLPTMVGRTAARALDAQLNAEINKFFFDKLIANIKSGDTKVANSDKWDINTWPKECKGVGIYEAPRGALSHYIHIKDGKTFNYQCIVPTTWNACPRDDNAGNGAYEMAMKDTQVKVPDKPLEIVKVVRSFDPCMACATHMFNAKGEKINVITTDPYSGTRVDK from the coding sequence ATGAAACATGTAGTAGTAGATCCGATAACCCGTATCGAAGGCCATCTTCGTGTCGAGGTTCAGGTAGATGAAGCAACAGGCAAGGTCACAGACGCCATTTCCTCCGGTACCGCCTGGCGTGGTCTGGAACTGGTCATGAAGGACCGCGATCCTCGTGATGCCTGGGCTTATATCCAGCGCATCTGCGGCGTGTGCACCACGGCGCACGCTCTGGGCTCTGTCCGTGCCGTTGAAGATGCACTGGGCATCGCCATTCCGAAAAATGCCAACTATATCCGCAATATCATGGCTGCCACCCTTACGGTGCAGGACCATATCGTGCATTTCTATCACCTCCATGCGCTGGACTGGGTAAGCCCGGTGGAAGCGCTGGCTGCTGATGCCATTGCCACGGCCAACCTGCAGAACACTCTGCTGGGGGCCTATAAGCTGCCCTTCCGTGCGCCGAATACTTCCACGACGGAAGCATATGAGCACGATTTCCCCGCCGCTACGCCCCAGTACTTTGAACAGATCAAAGGCAAGGTCAAGGCCATCGTGGAAAGCGGCCAGCTCGGTATCTTCTCCGCCAACTGGTGGGATCATCCCGATTACAAGCTGCTGCCGCCGGAAGTACATCTCCTGGCTGTGGCTCATTATCTGGAAATGCTGGACAAGCAGCGCGAGCTGGTTACGCCCCACGTTATCTTCGGCGGCAAGAACCCCCATCCTCATTATGTGGTGGGCGGCATGCCCTGCTCCATCTCCCTGGACGATGGCAATGCGCCGGTCAACACGGCCCGGCTCGAAATCGTGGACCGCGCCATCAACATGGGCAGAAGCCTCGTGAACAATTACTATCTGCCTGACCTGTTGGCCATCGGCGCAGCATACGTCAAGGCAGGCCGCGTAGATGGCGGCGGCATGGCCAAGACCTGCGTGCTGGGCTATGGTTCTTATCCGATTGAAGGCTATACGGGCACTTCCGATGGCGGCTTCTTCAAGAACCTGCTGATCCGCTGCAACGGTGTCGTAGAAGACTTCGGCAAGGGCCTGGCTGCGGCTAAGTTTACGGAGGTAACGGCGGAAGATGTTACGACGGAAAATATTACGGAAAGCGTTGACCACGCTTGGTATGAGTATCCTGCCGGGAAGAAAGACCTGCATCCTTGGGAAGGTGTTACTGCACCTAAGTTCACCGGTCCTAAAGAGGGCACGGAAACGAATTGGAAGGCGCTCAATGAGTCCGGCAAGTATTCCTGGCTGAAGACGCCGAAATGGAAGGGCAAGCTCTGCGAAGTCGGCCCGCTGGCCCGCTATATCATCATCTACACCAAGGCCAAGAAGGGCCTGCTGCCGGAACCGTCCTGGGCAGAGCAGATGATGCTGGATCAGCTGGATGCCGTGTCCAAGGTCCTTGGTTTGGCTCCGGAAGTATGGCTGCCCACCATGGTTGGCCGTACCGCAGCCCGCGCCCTCGACGCCCAGCTCAATGCGGAGATCAACAAGTTCTTCTTTGACAAGCTCATCGCCAATATCAAGAGCGGTGACACGAAGGTGGCCAACTCCGATAAATGGGACATCAATACCTGGCCGAAGGAATGCAAGGGCGTAGGCATCTACGAGGCACCCCGTGGCGCACTGTCCCATTACATCCATATCAAGGATGGCAAGACCTTCAATTACCAGTGCATCGTGCCCACCACCTGGAATGCCTGCCCCCGGGATGATAACGCCGGCAATGGCGCCTATGAGATGGCCATGAAGGACACCCAGGTGAAAGTGCCCGACAAGCCGCTGGAAATCGTCAAGGTCGTCCGTTCCTTTGACCCCTGCATGGCTTGTGCAACCCATATGTTCAATGCCAAGGGTGAAAAGATCAATGTCATTACCACGGATCCTTATTCTGGTACCCGCGTTGACAAGTAA
- the cybH gene encoding Ni/Fe-hydrogenase, b-type cytochrome subunit, protein MKQVVRREYYLFSPWLRIFHWIMVVSICVLFATGLMITSPWIIYSAEPTFSGMTVDNIRNIHFLAAYLFSAAFILKIYGFIINPGDRLFPHVWKGYFYSNTVDVALHYMFLRSEHASYLRNPLARCSYAFLYVLVFIEILTGFGIYYMTDPFGIGGTLFGWVIPLLGGEMMAHLVHHYVAWAIILFAIGHLYMVIRAEFMEGESEVSSMFSGSKILAHEPRDAGHLDGTLK, encoded by the coding sequence ATGAAACAAGTAGTTCGCAGGGAATATTACCTGTTTAGTCCCTGGCTGCGGATTTTTCACTGGATTATGGTGGTGAGCATCTGCGTGCTGTTCGCTACAGGCCTGATGATCACCAGCCCATGGATTATCTATTCCGCAGAGCCGACGTTCTCTGGCATGACGGTAGATAACATCCGCAATATCCATTTCCTGGCAGCCTATCTGTTTAGTGCCGCGTTTATCCTGAAAATCTACGGCTTTATCATCAATCCTGGTGATCGGCTGTTCCCCCATGTGTGGAAGGGATATTTCTACAGCAATACAGTAGATGTGGCACTGCATTATATGTTCCTGAGATCGGAGCATGCTTCTTATCTGCGTAACCCGCTGGCACGCTGCTCCTATGCGTTCCTGTATGTACTGGTGTTCATCGAGATCCTGACGGGGTTCGGCATCTACTACATGACGGATCCTTTCGGCATCGGCGGCACCTTGTTCGGCTGGGTAATCCCGTTGCTCGGCGGCGAAATGATGGCGCATCTCGTGCATCATTATGTGGCCTGGGCGATCATCCTGTTTGCCATCGGGCATCTCTACATGGTTATCCGTGCAGAGTTTATGGAAGGGGAGAGCGAGGTTTCCTCGATGTTCTCCGGCAGTAAGATTCTGGCGCATGAACCGAGAGATGCTGGGCATCTCGATGGGACGTTGAAATAA
- a CDS encoding heavy-metal-associated domain-containing protein produces the protein MCKECGCGHEGASNTRLQFTVHGYTEEIAQEVEKELLGMPGVLYVHIHAHDGETTVDYNPEKTKLGEILKALNNRGLDAIL, from the coding sequence ATGTGTAAAGAATGTGGTTGCGGGCATGAGGGTGCTTCAAATACCCGCCTGCAGTTTACGGTGCATGGTTATACTGAGGAGATTGCTCAGGAAGTGGAAAAAGAGCTCTTGGGAATGCCCGGGGTTCTGTATGTTCACATCCATGCCCACGATGGTGAGACGACGGTGGATTACAATCCGGAGAAGACGAAGCTCGGAGAGATCCTGAAGGCTTTGAACAATCGCGGATTGGATGCCATCCTGTAA